Proteins encoded within one genomic window of Tamandua tetradactyla isolate mTamTet1 chromosome 11, mTamTet1.pri, whole genome shotgun sequence:
- the RETN gene encoding resistin has product MKALSCLLLLPVLGLLVSGKSLCPMDEAINQKIQEGTSSQILEAIKDIHLNCQSVSSRGALVTCPVGFAVTACTCGSACGSWDVRAETTCHCQCAGIDWTGARCCRLQDF; this is encoded by the exons ATGAAGGctctctcctgcctcctcctcctccctgtccTGGGGCTGCTGGTGTCTGGAAAGTCATTGTGTCCTATGGATGAAGCCATCAATCAGAAGATCCAGGAGGGCACCAGCTCCCAAA TTCTTGAGGCAATTAAGGACATTCATCTGAACTGCCAAAGCGTCAGCTCCAGGGGAGCCCTGGTCACCTGCCCTGTAG GCTTCGCCGTCACCGCCTGCACGTGTGGCTCAGCCTGTGGCTCGTGGGACGTGCGCGCCGAGACCACATGCCACTGCCAATGTGCAGGCATAGACTGGACCGGAGCGCGCTGTTGTCGCCTGCAGGACTTCTAA
- the MCEMP1 gene encoding mast cell-expressed membrane protein 1 gives MQMANFTNKKRGGPAKHKGADDPDYENITLAFRNQGQPRGGASPPESQVPAQSRPPSDPAQAPHSFHRVIKSLYVLLAVIFIFCIILSALVLVKNTEMTQELLDLKQELWNISDLVRECEKEQKAGKRLVQQNLEEAKSIRTSVADMHGKQNKLQTDLAHIKSSIQKIVEMLEKKMQSTPQ, from the exons ATGCAGATGGCCAACTTCACCAACAAGAAACGGGGGGGACCAGCCAAACACAAAG GTGCAGATGATCCTGATTATGAGAATATCACCTTGGCTTTTAGAAACCAGGGCCAGCCAAGGGGCGGTGCATCTCCACCTGAGAGTCAGG TCCCCGCCCAGTCCAGGCCACCTTCGGACCCTGCCCAGGCTCCCCACTCGTTTCACAGAGTCATCAAAAGCCTGTACGTCCTTCTcgctgtgatttttattttctgcatcattCTCTCAGCCTTGGTCCTGGTGAAGA ATACCGAGATGACCCAGGAGCTGCTGGACTTGAAACAGGAGCTGTGGAACA TCTCTGACTTGGTGCGGGAATGTGAGAAGGAGCAGAAGGCGGGCAAAAGACTTGTCCAGCAGAACCTCGAGGAGGCCAAGAGCATCAGAACCAGTGTCGCAGACATGCATGGGAAACAGAATAAGCTACAAACAG aTTTGGCCCACATCAAAAGTAGCATACAGAAAATCGTGGAGATGCTGGAGAAGAAAATGC AGTCCACACCACAATAA
- the TRAPPC5 gene encoding trafficking protein particle complex subunit 5 translates to MEARFTRGKSALLERALARPRTEVSLSAFALLFSELVQHCQSRVFSVAELQARLAALGRQVGARVLDALVAREKGARRETKVLGALLFVKGAVWKALFGKEADKLEQANDDARTFYIIEREPLINTYISVPKENSTLNCASFTAGIVEAVLTHSGFPAKVTAHWHKGTTLMIKFEEAVIARDRALEGR, encoded by the coding sequence ATGGAGGCGCGTTTTACGCGTGGGAAGTCGGCGCTGTTGGAACGCGCGCTGGCGCGGCCGCGCACCGAGGTGAGCCTGAGCGCCTTCGCACTGCTCTTCTCTGAGCTGGTGCAGCACTGCCAGAGCCGCGTCTTCTCCGTGGCCGAGCTGCAGGCGCGCCTGGCCGCGCTGGGACGCCAGGTGGGTGCGCGTGTTCTGGATGCGCTGGTGGCACGCGAGAAGGGTGCCCGGCGAGAGACCAAGGTGCTCGGGGCACTGCTGTTCGTCAAGGGCGCCGTGTGGAAGGCCCTCTTCGGCAAGGAGGCTGACAAGCTGGAGCAGGCCAACGATGACGCGCGCACTTTCTACATCATCGAGCGCGAGCCGCTTATTAACACCTACATCTCGGTTCCCAAGGAGAACAGTACGCTCAACTGCGCCAGCTTCACGGCCGGCATCGTGGAGGCGGTGCTCACGCACAGCGGCTTCCCCGCCAAGGTCACAGCTCACTGGCACAAGGGCACCACCCTCATGattaaatttgaagaggcagtcATCGCCCGAGACCGGGCCCTGGAGGGCCGCTGA